The following DNA comes from Triticum aestivum cultivar Chinese Spring chromosome 3D, IWGSC CS RefSeq v2.1, whole genome shotgun sequence.
GGTGGCCATGGCCTCCGGTATCTCCCCGACAGCCGCCACTCCCGTACCCTCTCCAGTCCCCTCCCCTGCGCTGCCCTCaccagaagaggaagagaagaggtagggAGACCAAGCGAGCTGGTCAGGCGGCCGCCATGGCGTGACCAGATCCGCCACGGTTGCCCATGGTTTCTTCGACCTGGGCCTCGACGGAGGTCGCCATGGCCTGCTCCGTGCTGATCCTCTCTTCCTCACCTCACATCAGGCGACGGCCAAATCAAGGCGTATTCGCACCATCGTCAATGGCCTCAATGGAGGTGCTCGCGTGCCGGCTTCCTCCTCCTGCTTCTTCTCGGCCGCTGCCGACGCCATGGAGCTTCCTAGCCTAGCAGGAAGGGGGAAGAAGAGACAGCGGGACGGAAGTAAGGAGGCCGCCGGGGAGTGAGGTGTTGTACTCGACGAAGATAGCTGACGCCTCTGTTTGTGATGCCACATGACAAGCATAGGGAAGAGCCCACCATCGCCAGCTTGCTCCACCACAAGTCGCGCTTGCCCTCCGTGCTCAACATGGCACTGCTTGTCCTGGTAATCACTTTTCCCCCATCTCCCTCTAGTAGGAGTGCTGATGCAGTTGTTTGGTCTTGTACGCATGTTTGGCTGCTGAATGCTGACGACGCTTCTACCGATGTTTGTTTGGTCGCAGGGAGTGATTATTCTCATTGTATACTTCAACAACGGCTCAGGTGAGTTGGAAATTCCCAGCTTCAGTACACATTTTACTTCCTGTGTGTGTGTAACTGTTGTGTAGATCGCAAAATGGCTAGCAAAACAGGCTTCGTATAAAATGATTTATCTTGTACATTGTTGTGCCTCACTTGTATACATGAAACCAAACTTGCCAAATATCAAGTACACTGCTGAATCATAACGTCTTGTTTTCTCTTCAACCAAGCAATGTCGAGCTTAGCTAGCTGGGTGGCCCTGACCTACCATACCTGCACTACATGCATGGTAGAGTATAGAAGCAAAAATATACTATCTCGCAGCTAGAGAGAGTTGTCCAATGAGCAAATTAGGGCATCCAATCATCCCAATGAGAGCACAGAAGAACTGAAGCTTTCTCTAATCTAGATTTCCCATAGAACAATCATTCTTATTTTCATAGCAGAAAAAGTATTCTAGGCATACAGATTTGCCAGGACAGCCGGTGTTCCATTACTGTCGACCACAATATTTAGCAGCGATGGTCTCCCCAAATTATGTTAGACATGACAGCCCACTATCTCCTTTACTTACAATGTGGCTTGCCTTGAAAGAAAAGAATGTTCTGGAATTAGCAAGTATAATTTGTGAGGTGTAGTGATGGATTTGTTTGTACATTTCAAATCAATGAGTGTAGGTGTGATCTTCGTACATTGTGAGGTTCAAAACTAATATCTCCTCTAGGAAACAAATATTTCACAAGGCCTGCTCTGCTTTGAGTTGGTTCGAATTTGAATGGTTCGACGTCTGTAGGTGTGATCTGAATTCTGAATTGGTCTTTTGGCAGGTACACGAAGGCTGGGAGCGCCAAGGCGCACCTCACGCGCGGGGATGCCGACAAGAAGGATGTGGGCGAGGACTTCTTCGTCTTCATGTACGTCTCGTCATTCCCCTCCCCTTGCTTCCTTGGTCAGATTCTATTTCCATTTCTGTTTCCCCGTGGTTGCCGGGCGGCCCTTGTTCTGAGCTTGCTTTTTGTTGATTGGTTGCCATCAGGGGCGAGTTCCGCAAGGAGTTCAAGCAGAAGAACCCCAAGAACAAGTCTGTCACTGCTGTAAGTTTCTTACAAAGACTAATTCCCACTCCCGATTTGCTTTCTATACCAGCATGTACACAGTAGAAATTAATCTGCCAGGTGCTGTATATTGGGTCATGATGGTGGAGCTGATTAGTTGCTTCCGCTGTAAATTTTTTATCCAGGTAGGCAAAGCAGCCGGTGGGAGGTGGAAGAACTTGAGCGAGTCGGTAAGTTATTGTGCGTTCGTTTGTCGTTCATTTTCTAGATCTTGCACGCGAGGTGTTTGTTGAATGTGCCGACGACGTTTGATTGACTGATTCGTTGTTGGTGAACTTGCTGGTATTGTGCATGTAGATCATGGTGTACCAGCTTTGCAAGGGCGTTGCTTTTTGCCACGGACGCGGTGTTCGGCACCATGACCTTAAGCCACACAACCTACAAATTGGTGGATGGGTAGGTATCCTCTGGTTTGATCCCAGCAAGAGGAAGTGTTCTCTTCTCTTTATCAACCAAAGGCACTTTCTTCTCTCATGGATGGATGGGACTCCATCAATTTAGTATCAGTTTAGGTGTTAGTATGCTGTTGATGCTTCTATTGATGCCATGCTTTTTGTCTTGTCATGTGCTGATATTAACTGGCAGCATCAGCTCccatgattgcttgcttgcttgcttactCTATAACCTGTACTGCTAAAACATGTTATCCTACTCCATGATGCTATATCATTTGCAAATACTCCTGGACATCAGCTCCCATGATGTTGCATTTGCTATAATCTGTACTGCTAAAAGAGGAGTGTAAACTGGAGTAATTTTTTCAGCCAttatctttgttttcttttgggcGGATGCTCTCCACTGGAGTACAGCTGGGTACTGCATCTCTTTTTGCATTCCTTTTTCAGTCAGtgcttgaacatttttttaaagatgAATTGGAATACTCCTGGACAGCAATACATGGAGTATAGCTGTAACTTCTTGCAGTATAGCTGTAGCAGTCCATTAGGAGTAGTTTTGCATCAGTAGCATTAGGAGTAACTTCTTGCAGAAACTCTTTCACACATATTGTCATGCATCAGTAGCATGTTTGCCTGTTTTGGAGTAGCGATTAATTACTTGTAATGTTTTTCTTGTCTGAGCACACACACTAAATGAAACTTTTTCAGATGATTATTATTAACTGAAAATGTTATGTACATGAATATAGTCTATCTACAGCTAGTTACATATGTGGTGCAATTGTGTAGAACTACTAGTActatgcttgagatttgatcatgAATATAGTGTATCTGCAATTGTACATGAATATAGTGTATCTGCAGTACTGTAATATGCTTGAGACTTGATCCAAACCATATTAATTGTTGTTAGTGATTTTATTATCTACTTTTTGCATCATCTGAACATATTTTGCTGCTGCATAGTTTCTCACTCATGATTGATCTACTGCCAGGTGAATGAGGTTTTCAAATATTGAAGGAGGAGGACAATATGAACTTCTGTTCTGTCTTATCATCTAAACTTCTGTTTTAATTTTCTTTGTTGTAGAATAGTTTTGTTTGGCACTTACTATTCCTGGGATGTAAAGATATGTATTGCTAGAATGAATGGTTGTAATATAAGCAATATTATATTTTGGGCTCCTATAACATTGCACGTTGCTTTGAAAATGTATCAGAACTGGGCTAGGCCCAAGATAGCTTGTGGTGTGATATGTTGTAATGTCAATGGCATTATATTTTTTGGATTGG
Coding sequences within:
- the LOC123079280 gene encoding uncharacterized protein isoform X2, with translation MPHDKHREEPTIASLLHHKSRLPSVLNMALLVLGVIILIVYFNNGSGTRRLGAPRRTSRAGMPTRRMWARTSSSSWASSARSSSRRTPRTSLSLL
- the LOC123079280 gene encoding cyclin-dependent kinase 5 homolog isoform X3, whose amino-acid sequence is MGEFRKEFKQKNPKNKSVTAVGKAAGGRWKNLSESIMVYQLCKGVAFCHGRGVRHHDLKPHNLQIGGWVNEVFKY
- the LOC123079280 gene encoding uncharacterized protein isoform X1 — encoded protein: MPHDKHREEPTIASLLHHKSRLPSVLNMALLVLGVIILIVYFNNGSGTRRLGAPRRTSRAGMPTRRMWARTSSSSWASSARSSSRRTPRTSLSLLQSSRWEVEELERVDHGVPALQGRCFLPRTRCSAP